Proteins found in one Maridesulfovibrio sp. genomic segment:
- the mqnB gene encoding futalosine hydrolase, with product MKPILFVTATAKEMKAALGGFCKLPALEQGSVVEFMLGSRPALLLVTGIGIINTSFAITRALAGNDVGIVVLAGIAGTFNAEQFPLCSACVVRKEIWPEFGLKKDGLVDPKGLGFSLAEIDGQPVWNALRLCSGKRLFDSGLDRFENLPEAVSLTVSGVTATAEGAAVYRNEYAADIENMEGFAAAYVCALVGVGLCQVRTVSNLVGSRDSKDWDLRGALTELGRVCQVLVK from the coding sequence TTGAAACCGATTCTTTTTGTCACAGCAACAGCCAAGGAGATGAAGGCCGCACTTGGCGGTTTCTGCAAGCTGCCTGCTCTGGAGCAGGGCAGTGTTGTAGAGTTCATGCTCGGCAGTCGTCCCGCGCTGTTGTTGGTGACCGGAATCGGGATTATAAATACATCTTTCGCCATCACCCGGGCCTTGGCCGGAAATGATGTTGGTATTGTTGTGCTGGCAGGTATTGCCGGAACATTTAACGCCGAGCAGTTTCCGCTTTGCTCCGCATGTGTGGTGAGGAAAGAAATCTGGCCTGAATTCGGATTAAAAAAAGACGGGCTTGTCGATCCAAAAGGGCTGGGATTCAGCCTCGCTGAGATTGACGGTCAGCCTGTCTGGAATGCTCTCAGACTCTGTTCTGGAAAAAGGCTTTTTGATTCTGGACTTGACCGATTTGAGAATCTGCCTGAAGCTGTGTCATTGACTGTGAGCGGAGTGACCGCCACAGCGGAAGGTGCTGCTGTATACAGAAATGAATATGCGGCGGATATAGAAAATATGGAAGGTTTTGCGGCTGCTTATGTGTGCGCCCTCGTCGGGGTGGGGCTATGTCAGGTGCGGACTGTTTCAAACCTTGTGGGATCAAGAGATAGTAAAGATTGGGATTTGCGCGGTGCGCTCACTGAACTGGGACGGGTCTGTCAGGTTCTCGTGAAGTAG
- a CDS encoding nucleotide sugar dehydrogenase, with protein sequence MIKFFDIEKKNTSIAVVGLGYVGLPLAVALGRKFNVLGIDISEQRVKELREGYDRTAEVLENDFHNYVEFSTNASRLKECSVIIVAVPTPIDEARNPDLRPVVGATTMVGENMAAGSIVVYESTVYPGLTEDICVPLLEDKSGLKYGDDFGVGYSPERINPGDREHTLQTIVKVVAGNNDEVAELLDQLYSSIVTAGTHRASSIKVAEAAKVIENTQRDLNISLMNELSMIFDKMGIDTLDVLEAAGTKWNFLPFRPGLVGGHCIGVDPYYLTTKAEEIGHHPQVILAGRKINDSVGKFIADTTVKQMINGDSKVKGAKVGILGLTFKENVPDLRNTKVVDVVEELSSFGVDVLIHDAYADPEEAVEEYNITTSSFDEFKDLEAVILAVSHDKYRELSLDTIKSWFRNPENALIIDVKCFFDREELKEAGIRHWRL encoded by the coding sequence ATGATTAAATTTTTTGATATCGAAAAGAAGAACACATCTATCGCAGTCGTCGGTCTGGGATATGTAGGGCTGCCCCTGGCAGTCGCTCTCGGACGAAAATTCAATGTTCTGGGGATTGATATCTCCGAGCAACGTGTGAAAGAACTTCGCGAAGGTTATGACCGCACCGCCGAAGTGTTGGAAAATGATTTTCACAACTATGTGGAATTCAGCACCAATGCATCCCGCCTTAAAGAATGCAGTGTAATCATTGTCGCCGTTCCCACTCCAATCGATGAAGCACGTAACCCGGACCTGCGTCCTGTAGTCGGTGCTACCACGATGGTTGGCGAAAACATGGCGGCCGGTTCAATTGTTGTCTACGAATCAACGGTTTACCCCGGACTCACCGAAGATATTTGTGTGCCCCTTCTTGAAGACAAATCCGGCCTCAAATATGGTGATGATTTCGGTGTTGGCTATTCTCCTGAGCGCATCAATCCCGGTGACCGCGAGCATACTTTACAGACCATCGTCAAAGTTGTGGCCGGTAATAATGACGAAGTGGCCGAACTGCTGGATCAGCTCTATTCATCCATCGTTACCGCCGGAACCCATCGCGCATCAAGCATCAAGGTTGCAGAAGCTGCAAAAGTCATAGAAAATACCCAGCGTGACCTGAATATTTCGCTGATGAATGAACTTTCCATGATTTTCGATAAAATGGGAATCGATACTCTTGATGTTCTCGAAGCAGCAGGAACCAAGTGGAATTTTCTTCCTTTCCGTCCCGGTCTGGTCGGTGGGCACTGCATCGGTGTCGATCCGTATTACCTGACCACCAAGGCGGAGGAGATCGGTCATCATCCGCAGGTAATACTTGCAGGTCGCAAGATTAACGACTCTGTAGGTAAGTTCATTGCCGACACCACCGTAAAGCAGATGATCAATGGCGATAGCAAGGTCAAAGGCGCCAAAGTAGGTATTCTCGGTTTGACCTTTAAGGAAAATGTTCCCGATCTGCGCAATACCAAGGTTGTTGATGTTGTTGAGGAACTGTCGTCGTTCGGCGTAGATGTGCTTATCCATGATGCATATGCCGATCCTGAAGAAGCTGTTGAAGAATACAACATCACCACCTCCTCTTTTGATGAATTTAAAGATCTTGAAGCCGTTATTCTGGCTGTATCCCACGATAAATACCGTGAGCTCAGCCTTGATACCATCAAAAGCTGGTTCAGAAATCCTGAGAATGCGCTGATCATTGATGTTAAATGCTTCTTTGACCGTGAGGAATTGAAAGAAGCCGGCATCAGACACTGGAGACTTTAG